The following coding sequences are from one Candidatus Falkowbacteria bacterium window:
- a CDS encoding MBL fold metallo-hydrolase: protein MNTTFNKIIGSLFILFLILLGLAYFDVPRGGGADTAVDVRNGRDPSVQNQEMQVHFLDVGQGDSIYIRTPSEQDILIDGGPNKNVLSQLGEVMPFWDREIDVMILSHPHSDHATGLVEVLRRFDVKQIYYTGVLHTAPDYLAWLDEIKKQELNLKIVDQPFEIDFGEDVKLEFLYPDESFLNKKVKELNNTSIVNRLVYGETSFLFMGDAEEEVEEHLIKISNNQYPTTNKKLNNSTINEQTPITNNQIHLVSDVLKLGHHGSSSSSIEEFLKAVSPVLAIVQAGLDNEFGHPHLRVLERLKRLKIPILRNDQEGRILVVSNGEEIFLEQ, encoded by the coding sequence TTTACTTGGTTTGGCGTATTTTGATGTTCCACGTGGCGGCGGTGCTGACACCGCCGTTGATGTACGGAACGGTCGCGACCCTTCCGTACAAAACCAGGAAATGCAGGTGCATTTCCTGGACGTGGGCCAGGGCGATTCGATTTATATTCGGACACCAAGTGAACAAGACATTTTAATTGACGGTGGACCAAATAAAAATGTATTAAGTCAACTCGGAGAGGTGATGCCTTTCTGGGATCGGGAAATTGATGTGATGATTTTAAGTCACCCGCATTCGGACCATGCGACTGGACTTGTAGAGGTCCTCCGGCGCTTTGACGTTAAACAAATATATTACACTGGCGTTTTGCATACTGCGCCGGATTATTTAGCTTGGTTAGATGAAATTAAAAAACAAGAATTGAACCTGAAAATTGTTGATCAGCCATTTGAGATTGATTTTGGTGAAGATGTTAAATTAGAATTCTTATATCCTGATGAAAGTTTTCTAAATAAAAAGGTTAAGGAATTAAACAATACTTCAATCGTGAATCGGTTGGTTTATGGTGAGACCAGCTTTTTGTTTATGGGAGATGCTGAGGAGGAGGTGGAGGAGCATTTAATAAAAATATCCAATAACCAATATCCAACAACCAATAAGAAATTAAACAATTCAACAATTAATGAGCAAACTCCAATAACCAATAACCAAATCCATTTAGTTTCAGACGTTTTAAAGTTAGGGCATCATGGTAGCTCAAGTTCTAGCATAGAAGAATTCTTGAAAGCCGTTAGTCCTGTGTTAGCGATTGTCCAAGCAGGACTGGATAACGAATTTGGTCATCCTCATTTACGTGTATTAGAACGATTGAAAAGATTGAAAATTCCAATTTTACGAAATGACCAAGAAGGTCGAATTTTAGTGGTTAGTAATGGTGAAGAGATTTTTTTAGAACAATAG
- a CDS encoding nucleoside-diphosphate kinase (catalyzes the formation of nucleoside triphosphate from ATP and nucleoside diphosphate) yields the protein MKNEKTLVLIKPDGIQRSLMGDIIQRFERVGLKLVAIKMVVPEEDHIEKHYTLDPEWRRITGEKTIKGYKDKGLEPPSNDPLEITAVILKNLIKYMTSGPVIAMIWEGVHAVKIVRKLVGGTEPFTSDVGTIRGDYVIDSYQLSDQDGRSVRNLVHASGSVEEVENEIKHWFKPEEIIDYRLVQEQILYDVNLDGLLE from the coding sequence ATGAAAAATGAAAAAACCTTAGTCCTAATTAAACCAGACGGAATTCAACGCAGTTTAATGGGAGACATTATTCAACGATTTGAACGTGTAGGCTTAAAGTTGGTAGCCATTAAAATGGTAGTACCAGAAGAAGATCATATTGAAAAACATTATACCCTAGATCCAGAATGGCGAAGAATTACCGGTGAAAAAACTATTAAAGGATACAAAGACAAAGGTCTTGAACCACCAAGTAATGATCCTCTAGAAATTACTGCAGTAATTTTAAAAAATTTAATCAAGTATATGACTTCAGGTCCAGTTATCGCTATGATCTGGGAAGGTGTACACGCAGTTAAGATTGTTCGCAAGTTAGTTGGAGGTACTGAACCTTTTACTTCAGACGTTGGAACAATTCGAGGTGATTATGTGATTGATTCTTATCAATTGTCAGATCAAGATGGTCGCTCAGTTAGAAATTTAGTTCACGCTTCTGGTTCAGTTGAAGAAGTTGAAAATGAAATTAAACATTGGTTCAAACCAGAAGAAATTATCGATTACCGTTTGGTGCAAGAACAGATTTTGTATGATGTAAATCTAGATGGGTTATTAGAATAA
- a CDS encoding prepilin-type N-terminal cleavage/methylation domain-containing protein encodes MTKRKGFTLAELLIVIAIIIIIVTIVFVALDPLTKYRNERVSSRWLDINSVIHAIKEDQRDNGGAYLSAIAKMREGVIYMVVDGSTVDSCNNQNENCVTNVTDASSCVDLSGLVEEGYLGKVPISPNGFGQWGPIMSGYTLQRDATNVLHIRACELENPDAAEIYISQ; translated from the coding sequence ATGACTAAAAGAAAAGGTTTTACATTAGCAGAATTATTAATAGTGATTGCAATAATTATCATTATAGTAACAATTGTATTTGTTGCTTTAGACCCATTAACTAAATATAGAAATGAACGTGTTTCCAGTCGCTGGTTAGACATAAATTCGGTGATTCATGCTATCAAGGAGGATCAAAGAGACAATGGAGGGGCGTATTTATCTGCTATTGCGAAAATGAGAGAAGGAGTAATTTATATGGTTGTTGACGGGTCTACAGTTGATAGTTGTAATAATCAAAATGAGAATTGTGTTACGAATGTTACAGATGCTTCAAGTTGTGTTGACTTGTCTGGATTAGTTGAAGAAGGGTATTTAGGTAAAGTTCCTATTAGTCCAAATGGTTTTGGGCAATGGGGACCAATTATGTCTGGTTATACTTTACAGCGTGATGCAACTAATGTCCTTCATATCCGTGCTTGCGAATTAGAAAATCCTGATGCTGCTGAAATATATATTTCACAATAA
- a CDS encoding CYTH domain-containing protein — protein MKIEFEATFADINISEVREKLKELGAKLIRPEALMRRVNFYPPIDDDTGWMRVRDEGDRITLSYKRFLGYKEGSDQMDNQQEIFLEINDFDQGVQLLEVCGARKKSYQETKREDWKYKGLEISIDTWPGLEPFVELEGSDEKTVKQVAEELGFDYSEAIFGPVGLIYEKKLGIPPQVINNETPEITFESPPQKYTK, from the coding sequence ATGAAAATCGAATTTGAAGCTACATTTGCTGATATTAATATCAGTGAAGTACGAGAAAAATTAAAGGAACTAGGGGCTAAACTAATTAGACCTGAAGCTTTGATGCGACGGGTAAATTTTTATCCACCGATTGATGATGACACTGGTTGGATGCGCGTTCGTGATGAAGGTGATCGAATTACATTAAGTTATAAACGTTTTCTGGGATACAAAGAGGGAAGTGACCAGATGGATAATCAGCAAGAAATATTCTTAGAAATTAATGACTTTGATCAAGGCGTTCAGCTTCTAGAAGTTTGTGGTGCTAGAAAAAAATCATACCAGGAAACCAAACGAGAGGATTGGAAATACAAAGGTTTAGAAATCTCTATAGATACTTGGCCGGGCTTGGAGCCTTTTGTTGAGTTGGAGGGTTCAGATGAAAAAACCGTTAAACAGGTTGCAGAAGAATTAGGGTTTGATTATTCTGAAGCAATTTTTGGGCCGGTAGGTTTGATCTACGAAAAGAAACTTGGCATTCCACCTCAAGTTATCAATAATGAAACTCCAGAGATTACCTTTGAAAGTCCACCCCAAAAGTATACCAAGTAA
- a CDS encoding FtsX-like permease family protein, translating into MNNFLLPIKIALSTFNKNKGRTFLTALGIVIGIAAVIIVLSTGQAIKGLIVGELEAFGTDFIEIEVKTPQTSQTSVDNAFSMVGGSVITTLKEEDAEAVSRHPNIENYYVGVMGQKLANYESEIKKAFLFGTNAAFIDIDTAEVDQGRFFTAQENKALTKVVVLGYDIKNKLFGEQDPIGESIKIDKDKFRVIGGLKEKGASFGFDMDNMIFMPVQTLQKRILGIDYVSFVFAQMIDPEIGEQTVEDVTLIMRDQHKISDPNKDDFAVISMDQMLEMMDVVIYGIQILLIALGSISLIVGGVGIMNIMYVSVTERTFEIGLRKANGAKYKDILWQFLAESVILTLVGGIIGIIIGIGFSWLVSVIATSQGFDWAFAISWPGLIIAVGMSLIVGIVFGLYPARQAAKKNPIEALRHE; encoded by the coding sequence ATGAATAATTTTTTACTTCCAATCAAAATAGCATTATCAACCTTTAATAAAAACAAAGGGCGTACCTTTTTGACTGCGCTTGGAATTGTGATTGGCATTGCTGCCGTAATTATTGTTCTATCAACCGGTCAAGCAATTAAAGGCTTGATTGTTGGTGAGCTGGAAGCATTTGGAACTGACTTTATTGAAATTGAAGTCAAAACTCCACAAACATCTCAAACCTCCGTAGACAACGCTTTCTCCATGGTTGGTGGATCTGTAATCACCACTTTAAAAGAGGAAGATGCTGAAGCGGTCAGTCGTCATCCAAACATTGAGAACTATTACGTTGGTGTAATGGGACAAAAACTGGCTAATTATGAAAGTGAAATAAAAAAGGCCTTTTTGTTTGGAACGAATGCGGCCTTTATTGATATTGATACTGCGGAAGTTGATCAAGGCCGTTTTTTCACAGCACAAGAAAACAAAGCCTTAACAAAAGTGGTTGTTCTTGGTTATGATATTAAAAATAAACTATTTGGAGAACAAGATCCAATTGGAGAATCAATTAAAATCGATAAAGACAAATTTCGAGTTATCGGCGGTCTAAAGGAAAAAGGTGCTTCGTTTGGATTTGACATGGACAACATGATTTTTATGCCCGTACAAACTCTACAAAAAAGAATTCTGGGTATTGATTATGTTTCATTTGTTTTTGCGCAGATGATTGACCCTGAGATTGGAGAACAAACTGTCGAAGATGTAACTTTAATAATGCGCGACCAACATAAAATATCTGATCCGAACAAAGATGACTTTGCGGTAATCAGCATGGACCAAATGTTAGAAATGATGGATGTTGTAATATATGGTATTCAAATTCTATTAATCGCGCTCGGTTCAATTTCCTTAATTGTCGGAGGTGTTGGTATTATGAACATAATGTATGTTTCGGTAACTGAGCGAACTTTTGAGATTGGCCTGCGTAAAGCAAATGGTGCCAAGTACAAAGATATTTTATGGCAATTTCTGGCTGAATCGGTCATTTTAACTTTAGTTGGTGGAATAATTGGAATCATTATTGGAATTGGTTTTTCCTGGTTAGTTTCAGTTATTGCCACATCTCAAGGGTTTGACTGGGCCTTTGCAATTTCCTGGCCTGGCCTGATTATCGCAGTTGGCATGTCATTAATCGTCGGAATTGTTTTTGGCCTCTACCCGGCCAGGCAAGCAGCTAAGAAAAACCCGATTGAAGCATTGCGTCATGAGTAA
- a CDS encoding FtsX-like permease family protein encodes MFIQTTIKQSLKNLRAQKMRSFLTMLGIIIGISSVIIITSVVAGAQSLITNQFNSIGSNVIGILPGGGDEDGPPAAAMGIIITSLQDDDTKAIAKLPHIEAVSSYVSATKTASWANQKTTASVYGTSADYPKLADVETELGSFFTEEDERNISAVAVIGQQINEDLFEGVNPIGEKIKIKNNKFRVIGVLEPVGSSGFQNVDKMIFLPLTTAQKKVVGINHLGFIRARVDSEENMANAVEDIKLLLRDRHDIENAEDDDFTVRSTADAMEALGTVTNALQFFLIAIVFISLIVGGIGIMNIMLASVTERIKEIGLRKAVGATKSQITNQFLTETIILSFFGAVIGIIIGIFISYLVSIIVNKLDYNWDFTITGFSIILSCVFAFLIGLTFGIYPAKKAAKFDPITALRYE; translated from the coding sequence ATGTTTATCCAAACTACAATCAAGCAATCACTAAAAAATCTACGCGCTCAGAAAATGCGTTCTTTTTTGACTATGCTTGGAATTATTATTGGAATTTCTTCAGTTATAATAATTACCTCTGTTGTTGCTGGTGCACAAAGCTTAATCACTAATCAATTCAATAGTATTGGTTCTAATGTAATTGGTATTTTACCAGGTGGTGGAGATGAAGATGGTCCACCGGCTGCTGCCATGGGAATCATAATCACATCTTTGCAAGATGATGACACAAAAGCAATTGCTAAACTTCCTCATATTGAAGCAGTTTCATCATACGTTAGCGCAACGAAAACTGCTTCTTGGGCAAATCAAAAAACAACTGCCTCAGTTTACGGCACATCGGCCGACTATCCGAAGTTAGCTGACGTAGAAACTGAGCTCGGCAGTTTTTTCACAGAAGAAGATGAACGAAATATTAGTGCTGTAGCCGTCATTGGACAACAAATAAACGAAGACCTATTTGAAGGCGTAAATCCGATTGGCGAAAAAATTAAAATCAAAAATAATAAATTCAGAGTGATCGGAGTCCTTGAGCCAGTCGGGTCATCCGGATTTCAGAATGTAGATAAAATGATTTTTTTACCGTTAACAACTGCGCAAAAAAAAGTTGTTGGAATTAATCATCTAGGTTTTATTCGTGCCAGAGTTGACTCGGAAGAAAATATGGCCAATGCCGTTGAAGATATCAAATTATTGCTACGAGACCGCCACGACATTGAAAACGCTGAGGATGATGACTTTACAGTCCGAAGCACCGCCGATGCGATGGAGGCACTTGGAACCGTAACCAACGCTCTCCAATTTTTTCTAATTGCAATTGTTTTCATTTCTCTAATCGTAGGTGGCATTGGAATCATGAACATCATGCTTGCCTCTGTAACTGAGAGAATTAAGGAAATTGGTCTTCGTAAAGCTGTCGGTGCTACGAAAAGTCAAATCACCAATCAATTTTTGACAGAAACAATCATTCTTTCCTTTTTTGGTGCCGTAATTGGAATTATTATCGGCATTTTTATTTCTTATTTAGTTTCTATCATTGTGAACAAACTTGATTACAACTGGGATTTCACAATTACCGGTTTTTCAATTATTTTATCATGTGTTTTTGCCTTTTTAATCGGTTTAACTTTTGGTATTTATCCAGCAAAAAAGGCAGCTAAGTTTGACCCAATAACGGCATTACGTTATGAATAA
- a CDS encoding ABC transporter ATP-binding protein: MEKQEKKLIDVRSLQRCYKTEDVETMALQEASFTIEQGEFLAIMGPSGSGKSTLMHIVGFLDKPTKGEYFFKGKNTTALEEEELAGLRNKEIGFVFQSFNLLTRTTVFDNVRLPLVYGKLSNAEHKVKTNKAIKAVSLEHRKDHFSNQLSGGEKQRVAIARALVNDPDVILADEPTGNLDSKTGASIMKILQDLNKQGKTIIMVTHEQDVADAAKRIIFMRDGLISTDKQVKNRHIFKDGDDLAK; encoded by the coding sequence ATGGAAAAACAAGAAAAAAAATTAATTGACGTACGAAGTTTACAACGCTGCTATAAAACAGAAGATGTGGAGACTATGGCTCTACAAGAAGCTAGCTTTACAATTGAGCAAGGTGAATTTTTAGCGATCATGGGCCCGTCCGGTTCTGGAAAATCAACGTTAATGCATATTGTCGGATTTCTGGATAAACCAACCAAAGGTGAATATTTTTTCAAAGGAAAAAATACAACTGCTTTAGAAGAAGAAGAATTAGCCGGCTTGCGCAATAAAGAAATTGGTTTTGTTTTTCAATCCTTTAATCTTCTAACCAGAACAACGGTTTTTGATAACGTCAGACTACCACTTGTTTACGGTAAACTTTCCAACGCCGAACATAAAGTTAAAACCAATAAAGCAATCAAGGCCGTCAGCCTTGAACATCGCAAAGATCATTTTTCAAATCAACTTTCCGGTGGAGAAAAACAACGCGTAGCAATTGCGCGAGCTTTGGTTAATGATCCGGACGTAATTCTAGCAGATGAGCCAACCGGTAATTTGGATTCTAAAACCGGTGCCTCCATTATGAAAATTCTTCAAGACTTAAATAAACAAGGAAAAACGATTATCATGGTTACTCACGAACAAGATGTTGCTGATGCTGCAAAAAGAATTATATTCATGAGAGACGGCTTGATTTCAACAGACAAACAAGTTAAGAATCGGCACATATTTAAAGATGGCGACGACCTTGCGAAGTAA
- a CDS encoding efflux RND transporter periplasmic adaptor subunit has product MFYKKKSFWIITVIVIIIVGFFIYQAKKPVLPEFDTLEIQAGELIQEISITGSVQAAEEVDLALEKSGKVTYLPVKVGDQVFKGKVLLRLNNADLAAQRNQASAQVDQAKAQLLQYQAALATQQSTLEEYKLGTRPETLQIKQTAVNNALVALTDAQSNLTNVQNKATTDLAEDYEAALNALSTSITTAENTIYTITDIQATYFNDNDQDSSKFSTAKGNMIYPIWGATNAGRWTKSNLSGLTGGAKGILLSTQADPTHSNIDNALQTVKNAIQTVKTELNNIPIVLEMSSANITIINTEKTDIDSEITALTTKEQAIILQKATSESNIIAAQTTVNTKQSVITTAQNELTLSQAGYTSEQIAAQQAKVDQAQANVDSQLASIKSAQANVANYQAQIGKTYITSPIQGIVTKIDAKLGEIVAANSQVITVISEAKYQIEANVPEVDIANIKIDDIGIVTLDAYSSDKEFQATVIKIDPAETIIDNVPTYKVTFQFDEESDLIKSGMTADLDILTEKKENVISVPQRAILKQNGDKIVRILNEDGLDFTEVKVRTGLRGSNGNVEILEGINEGDEIVISIKNGK; this is encoded by the coding sequence ATGTTTTACAAGAAAAAAAGTTTTTGGATCATTACAGTCATCGTTATTATCATCGTTGGTTTTTTCATTTACCAAGCCAAAAAACCTGTACTACCTGAATTTGACACTCTTGAAATTCAGGCTGGAGAGCTAATTCAAGAAATCAGCATTACAGGTTCAGTGCAAGCTGCTGAAGAAGTTGATTTAGCCTTGGAAAAAAGCGGTAAAGTGACCTATTTACCCGTTAAGGTTGGTGATCAAGTCTTCAAGGGAAAAGTATTGCTAAGATTAAATAATGCTGATCTGGCGGCGCAACGTAATCAAGCTTCTGCTCAAGTTGATCAAGCTAAGGCGCAATTACTTCAATACCAAGCGGCCTTGGCCACGCAACAATCTACGTTAGAAGAATACAAACTGGGCACTAGACCTGAAACATTACAAATAAAACAAACTGCTGTTAATAATGCTTTGGTTGCTTTGACTGACGCTCAATCAAATTTAACTAATGTACAAAACAAAGCGACTACTGACTTGGCTGAAGACTATGAAGCTGCACTCAACGCACTGTCTACTTCCATAACTACAGCAGAAAACACTATTTATACAATTACGGATATTCAAGCTACCTATTTTAATGACAATGACCAGGACAGTTCAAAGTTCTCAACGGCTAAAGGTAATATGATTTATCCAATTTGGGGAGCGACCAATGCTGGTCGTTGGACAAAAAGCAATCTAAGCGGTTTAACTGGTGGCGCAAAAGGGATTTTGTTAAGTACCCAAGCTGATCCAACTCATAGCAACATTGACAATGCCCTACAAACCGTAAAAAACGCTATACAAACCGTTAAAACTGAATTGAATAACATACCAATCGTTTTAGAAATGAGCTCTGCTAATATTACTATTATAAATACAGAAAAAACTGATATTGATTCTGAGATAACGGCTTTAACAACGAAAGAACAAGCTATTATTCTCCAGAAAGCAACAAGTGAAAGTAACATTATTGCGGCACAGACTACTGTTAACACAAAACAAAGTGTTATAACCACTGCACAAAACGAACTAACCTTATCTCAGGCTGGCTATACCTCAGAGCAAATTGCTGCTCAACAAGCAAAAGTTGACCAAGCTCAAGCAAATGTTGATTCTCAGCTAGCTTCAATTAAATCCGCGCAGGCCAATGTAGCTAATTATCAAGCCCAAATTGGTAAGACATATATAACCTCCCCCATTCAGGGCATTGTAACTAAAATTGATGCTAAGTTGGGTGAAATTGTGGCAGCAAATTCACAAGTCATAACTGTAATTTCTGAAGCAAAGTATCAAATCGAGGCTAACGTACCGGAAGTGGATATTGCTAATATTAAAATTGACGATATTGGAATTGTAACTCTTGACGCATATAGTAGCGATAAAGAATTCCAGGCCACAGTAATTAAAATTGACCCAGCGGAAACCATTATTGATAATGTGCCAACTTATAAAGTTACTTTTCAATTTGATGAGGAAAGTGATTTAATTAAATCTGGAATGACCGCTGACCTAGATATTTTAACTGAAAAAAAGGAAAATGTAATTAGCGTTCCACAAAGAGCAATTCTAAAACAAAACGGTGATAAAATTGTTCGAATATTAAATGAAGACGGACTTGATTTCACAGAAGTAAAAGTTAGAACCGGTCTTCGTGGTTCAAACGGTAACGTGGAAATTCTTGAAGGTATTAACGAAGGAGATGAAATTGTGATCAGTATTAAAAACGGAAAATAA
- a CDS encoding MarR family transcriptional regulator, with the protein MPKTLNSQLVSMLFATKRALMNSMCKEKNFSPVDYIQAETLSFILKNPKTLSKDVAEFLAITSPSATTLIDKLEKQGLVKRTHSKSDRRKINLQVTPDGETFIKQTVIKMKKIAQEMFKVLDEQDKKNLVNIYQKILNNYK; encoded by the coding sequence ATGCCAAAGACCCTAAACTCACAATTAGTTTCTATGCTGTTCGCCACCAAGCGAGCACTCATGAATTCTATGTGCAAAGAAAAAAACTTTAGTCCAGTAGACTATATTCAGGCTGAAACCCTAAGTTTTATTTTAAAAAATCCTAAAACTTTAAGCAAGGACGTAGCTGAATTTCTAGCTATAACCAGTCCGTCCGCCACCACCCTGATCGACAAACTTGAAAAGCAAGGCTTAGTCAAACGAACCCATTCAAAAAGTGATCGCAGAAAAATTAATTTGCAAGTCACGCCAGATGGCGAAACTTTTATAAAGCAAACCGTTATAAAAATGAAAAAAATCGCTCAAGAAATGTTTAAAGTCCTAGACGAACAAGACAAAAAAAATCTGGTCAATATATATCAAAAAATATTAAATAATTACAAGTAA
- a CDS encoding helix-turn-helix transcriptional regulator codes for MDNNRRLLGLGIGNLITALRAQTGWSQKDLGERLNYSESYISILEKKKTSISLELLIRLCKLFNLIFSDMALYLDVYSLEKRPGVIESITERLIERLKD; via the coding sequence ATGGATAACAATAGACGACTTCTTGGGCTTGGCATAGGAAACCTCATCACTGCACTACGTGCACAAACTGGTTGGTCACAAAAAGACCTAGGTGAAAGGCTGAATTATTCAGAATCCTACATTTCCATACTTGAGAAGAAAAAAACGTCCATTTCACTCGAACTGCTGATTCGTCTTTGTAAACTATTTAACCTAATCTTTTCTGATATGGCTCTTTATCTAGATGTTTACTCTCTCGAGAAACGCCCAGGTGTAATCGAGTCTATCACCGAAAGATTAATTGAACGACTTAAAGATTAA
- a CDS encoding 50S ribosomal protein L28 — protein MSRICEKCGKGPKAAIKRSHSMIKTKTRKYPNLQTKRIDGKKLTLCTKCIKTLVKVQKKTS, from the coding sequence ATGTCTAGAATCTGTGAAAAATGCGGCAAAGGACCAAAGGCAGCAATCAAGCGCAGTCACTCAATGATCAAAACTAAAACCAGGAAATATCCGAACCTACAGACCAAGAGAATTGATGGCAAAAAACTTACCCTTTGTACTAAATGCATTAAAACTTTAGTAAAAGTTCAAAAAAAGACGTCCTAG
- a CDS encoding site-2 protease family protein, with the protein MIIMQLLDQPLFLLAWVVAIIFVLTIHEFSHALAATLLGDGTAKMKGRLTLNPFSHISWVGFFMLLVIGFGWGKPVPFNPYNLKWSRFGPAVVAGAGPLSNLICAIVFILLFKVLFPAVHPLFLIYSGIGAEGNLLAIFLSLSIFLNIILMLFNLIPLPPLDGSKILFSFLSDVKFSRIRETLEHQGPMILLMVIVLDNMLNLNLLGSLLYGALDIVYKWLL; encoded by the coding sequence ATGATTATAATGCAACTATTGGATCAACCGTTATTTTTGCTAGCTTGGGTAGTAGCAATTATTTTTGTTTTAACAATTCATGAGTTTTCTCATGCTTTAGCAGCAACTCTTTTGGGTGATGGTACAGCCAAGATGAAGGGGCGCTTAACTTTAAATCCATTTTCTCATATTAGTTGGGTAGGTTTTTTTATGCTTTTAGTGATCGGTTTTGGTTGGGGGAAACCGGTACCATTTAATCCTTACAATTTAAAGTGGTCGCGGTTTGGACCAGCAGTTGTGGCCGGAGCAGGTCCTTTGTCAAATCTAATTTGCGCTATTGTTTTCATACTTTTATTCAAAGTATTATTTCCAGCTGTGCATCCTCTGTTTTTAATATATTCCGGGATTGGAGCAGAGGGGAATTTGTTGGCTATTTTCTTGTCCTTATCAATTTTTCTGAATATCATTTTAATGTTGTTTAACTTAATTCCTCTGCCACCCCTGGATGGTTCAAAAATATTGTTTTCTTTCTTGTCAGATGTTAAGTTTTCACGCATTCGAGAAACTTTGGAACATCAGGGACCAATGATTCTATTAATGGTTATTGTCCTTGATAATATGCTTAATTTGAATTTGTTAGGAAGTCTACTTTATGGTGCATTAGACATTGTTTATAAGTGGCTATTATAG
- the rpsL gene encoding 30S ribosomal protein S12 → MPTINQLVRKGRKSKSSKSKTPALQTVFNTLKRRRRTLPKGAAFKRGVCLKVTTTTPKKPNSALRKIARVRLSNGQEVTAYIPGEGHNLQEHSIVMLRGGRVKDLPGVRYHVVRGVYDTQGVEGRKQSRSLYGAKKEKK, encoded by the coding sequence ATGCCTACAATAAATCAACTAGTTAGAAAAGGTAGAAAGAGTAAAAGCTCAAAGTCAAAAACTCCGGCTTTGCAAACTGTTTTTAATACTTTAAAAAGACGTCGTAGGACTTTACCAAAAGGCGCCGCTTTTAAACGTGGTGTATGTTTAAAGGTTACAACTACAACACCAAAGAAACCTAATTCAGCTTTGCGTAAGATCGCTCGTGTTCGACTTTCGAATGGACAAGAAGTAACAGCATACATCCCAGGTGAAGGCCATAATTTGCAAGAGCATTCAATTGTAATGTTACGTGGTGGTCGAGTAAAAGATTTGCCGGGTGTACGTTACCATGTTGTGCGTGGAGTTTATGATACTCAGGGTGTTGAAGGCCGAAAACAATCAAGGTCTTTGTACGGAGCCAAGAAAGAGAAGAAATAA
- the rpsG gene encoding 30S ribosomal protein S7, with protein MRGKQAPKRKIKTDIRYNSALVSKFINYLMEDGKRAVSQKIVYDCFEIIQKQIDTGKIKKEEFPTALSVFDQAVKNVTPQMEVRGRRIGGGNYQIPYPVRGERKQFLSLHWLITAAKKKKGKPMHIKLSDELVAAMNSEGDAFKKKTDVHRMADSNRAFAHFARY; from the coding sequence ATGCGTGGAAAACAAGCACCAAAGAGAAAGATAAAGACGGATATTCGCTACAATTCAGCCCTTGTCAGTAAGTTTATCAATTATTTAATGGAAGACGGTAAAAGAGCAGTCTCACAAAAAATTGTGTATGATTGTTTTGAGATAATCCAAAAGCAGATTGATACTGGCAAAATTAAAAAAGAGGAGTTTCCAACTGCTCTTAGTGTTTTTGATCAAGCAGTAAAAAATGTTACTCCGCAAATGGAAGTTCGTGGTCGGCGAATAGGTGGTGGTAATTATCAGATTCCATATCCAGTTCGTGGTGAACGAAAACAATTTTTATCTTTGCATTGGTTAATAACTGCAGCAAAGAAGAAAAAAGGTAAACCAATGCACATCAAATTATCTGATGAGTTGGTAGCTGCTATGAATAGTGAGGGCGATGCTTTCAAGAAGAAAACAGACGTTCATAGAATGGCTGATTCTAATCGAGCATTTGCTCATTTTGCGCGTTATTAA